One genomic segment of Ignavibacteriota bacterium includes these proteins:
- a CDS encoding transposase gives MSLRGREKLIDESFFFVTTSVINHSSVFIYDECCDILISNIKHYQTKYNFEILSYVIMPTHFHWIVQIDKSKGTISDIMRDIKKYSAWDIMEILENKNRFDLINKFEKHASDFEYKDRKRKFWQHRFDDQVIRDQKMFWIKLNYIHNNPVKAGFAVKQENYKYSSARNYILQDHSIIFVNTEMMGIIIK, from the coding sequence ATGTCTTTAAGAGGTCGAGAAAAATTAATTGACGAATCTTTTTTCTTTGTTACAACTTCAGTAATAAATCATTCCAGTGTTTTTATTTATGATGAGTGCTGCGATATTCTAATTTCTAATATCAAACATTATCAAACAAAATATAATTTTGAAATTCTTTCTTATGTTATTATGCCAACTCATTTTCATTGGATTGTTCAAATTGATAAATCAAAGGGAACAATTTCTGATATAATGCGGGATATTAAAAAATACAGTGCATGGGATATTATGGAAATTTTAGAAAATAAAAATCGATTTGATTTAATTAATAAATTCGAAAAACACGCATCCGATTTTGAGTACAAAGATAGAAAAAGAAAATTTTGGCAGCATCGGTTTGATGATCAAGTTATTAGAGATCAAAAAATGTTTTGGATAAAACTAAATTATATTCATAACAATCCGGTTAAAGCTGGGTTCGCAGTAAAACAAGAAAATTATAAATACTCAAGTGCAAGAAATTACATTCTGCAAGATCATTCAATAATTTTTGTAAATACAGAAATGATGGGAATTATAATTAAATAA
- a CDS encoding SIR2 family protein gives MRKAIVLGAGFSKAIGCLPITCEMFNSFRKTLNIETIKQHRNRIKWGESIFEFLTRLEDRFAKQPLSRANDKSAIIESNYEENFEAVLSMIDLGIQYELKARTSDGVMTSNLDGKPLLWDYSTSQLKQLRYEISTYLYLTLIDPRINQNLLDSFYEKMVNKDTHFITFNYDLIVEQFLYKKELWKPKDGYGLEFDEFPQVKAENKKSSSHLVLKMHGSLNWRESELENRYKIENMLDDGSPIFPDYFKNEIKRNFEYEGGINLKALKLPSLVKKFNSFQLLSIWRKAHSVISKSEEVIFIGYSFPEADTSVYTLFNTIDFSSKKIAIIDPKPDEIEKRVRKITLCNNIHVVNKSLEEYL, from the coding sequence ATGAGGAAAGCAATTGTTTTAGGTGCCGGTTTTTCTAAGGCTATAGGTTGTTTACCCATTACTTGTGAAATGTTTAATTCATTTAGAAAAACTTTAAACATTGAGACGATAAAACAACATAGAAATAGAATTAAATGGGGAGAATCTATATTTGAATTTCTTACTAGATTAGAAGATAGATTTGCTAAACAGCCACTGTCTCGAGCCAATGATAAATCAGCTATTATTGAATCTAACTATGAAGAAAACTTTGAAGCTGTTTTGTCAATGATTGATTTGGGAATTCAGTATGAATTGAAGGCAAGAACCTCAGATGGAGTGATGACATCAAATTTAGATGGTAAACCTTTATTGTGGGATTATTCTACTTCCCAATTAAAACAATTACGATATGAAATATCAACTTATCTTTATTTAACATTGATAGATCCAAGAATTAATCAAAATTTATTAGATAGTTTTTATGAAAAAATGGTAAATAAAGACACTCATTTTATTACCTTCAATTATGATTTAATTGTGGAACAATTTCTTTATAAAAAAGAGCTATGGAAGCCCAAAGATGGGTATGGGCTCGAGTTTGATGAGTTCCCCCAAGTAAAAGCTGAAAATAAAAAGAGTTCAAGTCATTTAGTATTAAAAATGCATGGCTCCCTAAATTGGCGCGAATCCGAACTAGAGAATCGTTACAAAATAGAAAATATGCTTGATGATGGAAGCCCTATATTTCCTGATTATTTTAAAAATGAAATAAAGAGAAATTTTGAATATGAGGGTGGAATTAATCTTAAGGCTCTCAAATTGCCATCACTTGTTAAAAAATTTAATAGTTTTCAACTATTATCTATATGGCGAAAAGCACATTCAGTAATTTCCAAATCTGAAGAAGTCATTTTTATTGGTTACAGTTTTCCAGAGGCGGATACTTCTGTCTATACATTATTTAACACAATTGATTTTTCTTCCAAAAAAATAGCAATAATAGATCCCAAACCAGATGAAATTGAAAAAAGGGTTAGAAAAATTACACTATGCAATAATATACATGTAGTTAATAAAAGTTTAGAAGAATATCTTTAA
- a CDS encoding DUF1669 domain-containing protein, with the protein MKTQAHFENIQSIIIDELSTSQKSIKIAIAWFTDDDIFELLCSKANEGIAIELLVMNDRINKNSNIDYDKLNQLGSKVWLIENANSRRSIMHNKFCIIDHSTIISGSYNWTKQAQKNNESITIIKENTELAIDFEQEFEHLKNTLISNYEEEITPNIELIGLRLETLKNTILLEDLDDINYQLEKLKKQTSSFLHNDLMNNLNNIIEEIENQHFSLSIELIDNFTRKLKSLIIFIDPETQAIKLEIKALELQISSLEDEYAYMEKIIYLFQVEHDKLLGNIILQILELRKNRLKKEKEIIPEMEDEYKNSEQEYKNYQESYEISIKDVVIDLSVEDKIKIDKLFRKASKICHPDIVSESQKDEATKIFIELKKAFEKNDIKTVEKIYQNLQKGIFVAVGENVTEKNKLLSILLVLRSKRNSLENSLNELRNDETYLKVNQIYEWSDYFEIKKQELIQILDEEINLINNE; encoded by the coding sequence ATGAAAACTCAAGCCCACTTTGAAAATATTCAATCAATAATCATTGATGAACTTTCAACATCTCAAAAATCTATAAAAATTGCAATTGCCTGGTTTACTGACGATGATATTTTTGAATTATTATGTTCAAAAGCTAATGAAGGGATTGCAATTGAATTACTTGTAATGAATGACCGTATAAATAAAAATTCAAATATTGATTATGATAAACTTAACCAACTTGGTAGCAAAGTATGGCTTATTGAAAATGCAAATTCTCGAAGATCTATCATGCATAATAAATTTTGTATTATTGATCATAGCACAATAATTAGTGGTAGTTACAATTGGACTAAACAAGCACAAAAAAATAATGAAAGCATAACAATAATAAAGGAGAATACCGAGCTTGCAATAGATTTTGAACAAGAATTTGAACATTTAAAAAATACATTAATAAGTAATTATGAAGAAGAAATAACTCCTAATATTGAATTAATAGGATTACGTTTAGAAACACTTAAGAATACTATTCTACTCGAGGACTTAGACGATATCAATTATCAATTAGAAAAGTTAAAAAAACAAACATCTTCCTTTTTACATAATGACTTAATGAATAATTTAAATAATATAATTGAAGAAATTGAAAACCAACACTTTAGTCTATCAATAGAATTAATAGATAATTTCACAAGGAAATTAAAATCACTAATTATCTTTATTGATCCAGAAACTCAAGCTATAAAATTAGAAATTAAAGCTTTGGAATTACAGATTAGTTCACTTGAAGATGAATACGCTTACATGGAAAAAATAATTTATTTATTTCAAGTCGAACATGATAAATTATTAGGAAATATAATTTTACAAATACTGGAACTCAGAAAAAATAGATTAAAAAAAGAGAAAGAAATAATTCCAGAAATGGAAGATGAATATAAAAATTCAGAACAAGAATACAAAAATTATCAAGAAAGTTATGAAATAAGTATAAAAGATGTAGTTATTGATCTTTCAGTGGAAGATAAAATTAAAATTGATAAATTGTTTAGGAAAGCATCAAAAATATGTCATCCAGATATTGTTTCTGAATCTCAAAAAGATGAAGCAACAAAGATTTTTATTGAATTAAAAAAAGCATTTGAGAAAAACGACATAAAGACTGTTGAAAAGATCTACCAAAATCTTCAGAAAGGAATTTTTGTTGCTGTTGGTGAAAATGTGACCGAAAAAAATAAATTACTTTCAATATTATTGGTTTTGAGATCAAAAAGAAATAGTTTGGAGAATAGTTTGAATGAACTTAGAAATGATGAAACTTATTTAAAGGTCAATCAGATATATGAATGGTCAGATTATTTTGAAATAAAGAAACAAGAA